The sequence AGACCCGATCCATCAGGGTGGCGCGGACGGTGACGACGCGCTGGAGCTGGGGGGTGAAGACGCCCTGCTCGTTGATGGTGCCCGCCTGGGCGTCGCTGAGCGACCAGTTCACGAGGCGGGGATCCTGGTAGGTCTTGCCGTCGCTGCCCTGGATGGCCACGGCGAACTGGCGCTGCTCACCCACGGTGACCGAGAGGACGTTGGGGGTCACGGCCAAGGAGACGGGATAGACGCCCTGGGGCAGCTCGGGACGCTGATTGATGGTCGAGATGAGGCCCGCGCCGGTCTGGGGCTCGGTGATGACCGAGGTGGGGGTGCGGCCGCAGCCCGTCAGGGCCAGGCTGGCGAGGAGGGGAAGAAGACCCCACTTGATTGCACTCGCTTTGCGCATACTGCCTCCACTCAAGTCCGTTGAAACTGCTGGATTGGATGTCCTGTTGAAGTTATAGGTTGTCGCGGGTTGAATCTGAAGTTAAGCTTCGCCCAAGTTCTTAACGTGTTCATTAGGTGTTATCACCTGCCGCAGCAGGCTACCAGAAGGCCGGAGAGGGATCGTGTGCCAGGGGGGCAAGGATGCCCCGGCTCCTTGGCTCTATCCTACCAAGGAATACCGAGTGAGGAGGAGGCATGCACCCGATCCGTCCGAAGGCTCCGGTCCTTGTCCTGGCGCTCTTGCTGCCGCTGGGGTGCGTCCAGGCGCCGCCCCACGTGGAGGATCCGATCCGGGACTACACGCCCCCCAGGCCCACGCCCAATCCCCTCGGGGCCGCCAAGGTCGTCGAAGAAAACTACGAGGGCCAGAACGTGGTGGTCTCCCTGCCCGCGAGCTTCGATCCGGCGAGCGGCGATCGCTACCCCTTGGTGGTCTTCTTCCACTCATACGACCAGGACGCCCGCCAAATGACCAAGCTGACGCGCTTTGCGAAGCTCACCGCCGATCTGGGCTGGATCGCAGCCTCCGGGGATCTGGCGGGGCCCGCCCACTGGGGCAACGAGCGTTCGATCGCCATGCACCAGGCCATGCTGCGGCGCCTGCGCGAGCGCTACCCGATCGATCCCAATCGGATCTACTACGCGGGCTTCTCCATGGGAGGCGGCACCGCCCTCTTGGCAGCAATTGCTGCCAAGGGGACGCCGGACGCCCCCGCCGCCGTCGCCACCAGCCAGGGCTGGAGCAACCTCATGCGGATGCGCGAGGCCCACGACGGCATGTACGCCACCTCGATCGATACGGCCTACGGCGGCGCCCTCAGCGAGGCCCAGCGCTCGCGCACCGATCTGGTCGCGCGCGCCGACGAGCTCTCGGGCATCCCCATCTACCTTGAGCACGGGGACGCGGACGAGTATGTGCCCATCACCCACTCGGAGCGCCTCAAGGCCGCCCTCGACGCGCAGGGGATCGTAAACACCTTCAAGCGCTTCGCGGGCCTCGGGCACAACGAGGGCACGATCCACGAAGGGGTGATCCTCGACTTCTTCAAGGACAAGCGACGGCCGTAAGGCCGCAAGCGTGCGCAAACGCACGGTTAAGCCCTTCGCGGCGAGGGTACAATGCCAAGGGTCCGTCCCTGCGACCCTTTGGGAAAGGAGCGCCGCATGTCCGTCTACGGTGTCCAAGGCATCACCTACACGCCGCCCAAGTCGGTCGGCTCCACCACGACGACGCCCACCGATCCCGAAGCCCAGAAGATGGACTTCATCCAGTTGCTGATCGCCGAGATCACCAACCAGACGCCTGACAGCCCCATGGAGCCGACGGCGATGATCACCCAGTACGCCCAGATGGAGTCCTCCATCGGGCTGATGAAGCTCAACGCCGCCAGCACCGTCTACCAGAACAGCGCGATCGCCGCGGGCCTGATGAACCAGCAGGTCACGGTCAAGGTCGGCACCGGCAAGGACACCGGCACCTTCAGCGGCCAGGTCACCGCCGTCGACTTCTCGGGCGACAGCCCCATGGTCAAGGTCGGCGAGCTGTACTATCCTCTCTCGTCCGTCATTCACGTCGGCGCGTAGCCCCGCACGATCTAGGAGGATCTCGAATGTCTGACGTCCGGATCACCGCCACCAACAGCATCAGCGCCATCGACACCTGGCTCAAGGCCCTCGCGGGCAACCTGACGGGCTCGACGGTCACGGGCTTCCGCCAGACCCGCGTCCAGTTCGAGGACGTGCTCACCCAGCACCTCTCGGCGGGTGCCCCCGGCACTACGGGCGGCGGAGCCGGCGACTTCGGCGGCATCAATCCCGTCCAGTTCTCGGTCGGCGGTACCGCCATCAAGTCGACCCGCACCGACTTCTCGCAGGGCTCGCTCAACGGCACCCAGCGCCCCACCGACCTGGCCCTCTCGGGCGACGGGTTCTTCGTGCTCTCCAAGACCAAGAACCCGACCTCCATGAAGGACCTGATCTTCACCCGCAACGGCTCCTTCACCTTCAACCTGGAGTCGGATCCCTCGATCCTGA is a genomic window of bacterium containing:
- a CDS encoding prolyl oligopeptidase family serine peptidase; protein product: MHPIRPKAPVLVLALLLPLGCVQAPPHVEDPIRDYTPPRPTPNPLGAAKVVEENYEGQNVVVSLPASFDPASGDRYPLVVFFHSYDQDARQMTKLTRFAKLTADLGWIAASGDLAGPAHWGNERSIAMHQAMLRRLRERYPIDPNRIYYAGFSMGGGTALLAAIAAKGTPDAPAAVATSQGWSNLMRMREAHDGMYATSIDTAYGGALSEAQRSRTDLVARADELSGIPIYLEHGDADEYVPITHSERLKAALDAQGIVNTFKRFAGLGHNEGTIHEGVILDFFKDKRRP